The Solea senegalensis isolate Sse05_10M linkage group LG4, IFAPA_SoseM_1, whole genome shotgun sequence genome includes a region encoding these proteins:
- the LOC122768000 gene encoding poly(rC)-binding protein 4-like isoform X1 has protein sequence MRLPATKSKHTSTSTSTPTSTMSCEREFGDGVMGVTLTLRLLMHGKEVGSIIGKKGETVKRIREESSARINISEGSCPERIITITGPTDCVFTAFTMITFKLEEDLAVLLVNGTVTSKPPVTLRLVIPASQCGSLIGKGGSKIKEIRETTGAQVQVAGDLLPNSTEREVTISGSQDAIIHCVKLICTVIVESPPKGATIPYRPSPTPGTVLLTGNQVFEASDFGSHPLFSVTQGGVDLQQTYAVQSHYSIPHAELAKLHQFSLQQQGLTPISQSASQVLSGAVEASSQTSSQELLIPNDLIGSIIGRQGSKINEIRQVSGAQIKIGSQMDSSSDRHVSISGSHVAINLAHYLITACLETAKSTAQSSSMSSPVDLTMSFTQPAPPASTSSSSSSSSSSSSLAAMGAALPHAPILGAPYALPLSSLLGVKSFPYLALSTPSAAVAPMLPGSVASGANVPVQAHAAAAAAAAAALASYTTKISTSANGMKKPERQKFAPY, from the exons TCTCCCAGCAACCAAATCCAAACACACGTCCACGTCCACATCCACGCCCACGTCCACCATGAGCTGTGAACGGGAGTTTGGCGACGGGGTCATGggagtcacactcacactgcgCCTTCTCATGCACGgaaag GAAGTCGGAAGCATCATCGGGAAG aAAGGAGAAACTGTGAAGAGAATAAGAGAAGAG AGCAGTGCAAGGATCAACATCTCTGAAGGTTCCTGTCCTGAGAGGATCATCACCATCACTGGTCCAACAGACTGTGTGTTCACAGCTTTCACCATGATCACATTTAAACTGGAGGag GACCTGGCAGTGTTGCTAGTTAACGGCACAGTAACCAGTAAACCTCCGGTCACGTTGCGGCTGGTGATCCCGGCGAGTCAGTGTGGCTCCCTCATCGGGAAAGGTGGCTCGAAGATCAAGGAGATCCGAgag acgACAGGTGCGCAGGTGCAGGTGGCAGGTGACCTCCTCCCCaactccacagagagagaggtgacgATATCAGGGAGCCAGGACGCCATCATCCATTGTGTCAAACTCATCTGCACGGTCATCGTAGAG TCGCCGCCGAAGGGAGCGACGATCCCGTACAGACCGAGCCCGACGCCCGGCACCGTGCTGCTCACAGGAAACCAG GTGTTTGAGGCGTCAGACTTTGGTTCACATCCTCTGTTCTCAGTGACACAGGGAGGAGTGgatctgcagcag acATATGCAGTACAGAGTCACTACAGCATCCCACATGCAGAG tTAGCAAAGCTGCACCAGTTCTCACTGCAACAGCAGGGCCTGACTCCCATCAGCCAATCAGCTTCACAGGTTCTGTCTG gtgCTGTTGAAGCTTCTTCCCAAACATCATCTCAGGAGCTCCTCATTCCAAACGAT CTGATTGGCTCTATCATCGGTCGCCAAGGCTCCAAGATAAACGAGATCCGTCAGGTGTCAGGAGCTCAGATCAAGATCGGCAGTCAGATGGACAGCAGCAGTGATCGTCACGTCTCCATCAGCGGCTCACACGTCGCCATCAACCTGGCACACTACCTCATTACTGCGTG TTTAGAGACAGCCAAATCCACCGCCCAGTCCTCCTCCATGTCGTCTCCCGTTGACCTGACCATGAGCTTCACCCAGCCTGCTCCCCCCGCCTCtacctcgtcctcctcctcctcttcctcctcctcctcctccctggcAGCGATGGGCGCCGCGCTGCCCCACGCTCCCATCCTGGGCGCTCCCTACGCCCTCCCCCTCTCCAGCCTCCTGGGAGTGAAATCCTTCCCGTACCTAGCGCTGTCCACGCCCTCTGCGGCGGTGGCTCCCATGTTACCGGGCTCAGTGGCGTCGGGAGCGAACGTCCCGGTCCAGGCTCAcgctgcggcggcggcggcggcggcagcggcacTGGCGTCCTACACCACTAAGATTTCCACGTCAGCCAATGGGATGAAGAAGCCTGAGCGACAGAAGTTTGCTCCATACTga
- the LOC122768000 gene encoding poly(rC)-binding protein 2-like isoform X3 gives MRLPATKSKHTSTSTSTPTSTMSCEREFGDGVMGVTLTLRLLMHGKEVGSIIGKKGETVKRIREESSARINISEGSCPERIITITGPTDCVFTAFTMITFKLEEDLAVLLVNGTVTSKPPVTLRLVIPASQCGSLIGKGGSKIKEIRETTGAQVQVAGDLLPNSTEREVTISGSQDAIIHCVKLICTVIVESPPKGATIPYRPSPTPGTVLLTGNQVFEASDFGSHPLFSVTQGGVDLQQTYAVQSHYSIPHAELAKLHQFSLQQQGLTPISQSASQVLSGAVEASSQTSSQELLIPNDLIGSIIGRQGSKINEIRQVSGAQIKIGSQMDSSSDRHVSISGSHVAINLAHYLITACPSLSHTLHLCSELPQ, from the exons TCTCCCAGCAACCAAATCCAAACACACGTCCACGTCCACATCCACGCCCACGTCCACCATGAGCTGTGAACGGGAGTTTGGCGACGGGGTCATGggagtcacactcacactgcgCCTTCTCATGCACGgaaag GAAGTCGGAAGCATCATCGGGAAG aAAGGAGAAACTGTGAAGAGAATAAGAGAAGAG AGCAGTGCAAGGATCAACATCTCTGAAGGTTCCTGTCCTGAGAGGATCATCACCATCACTGGTCCAACAGACTGTGTGTTCACAGCTTTCACCATGATCACATTTAAACTGGAGGag GACCTGGCAGTGTTGCTAGTTAACGGCACAGTAACCAGTAAACCTCCGGTCACGTTGCGGCTGGTGATCCCGGCGAGTCAGTGTGGCTCCCTCATCGGGAAAGGTGGCTCGAAGATCAAGGAGATCCGAgag acgACAGGTGCGCAGGTGCAGGTGGCAGGTGACCTCCTCCCCaactccacagagagagaggtgacgATATCAGGGAGCCAGGACGCCATCATCCATTGTGTCAAACTCATCTGCACGGTCATCGTAGAG TCGCCGCCGAAGGGAGCGACGATCCCGTACAGACCGAGCCCGACGCCCGGCACCGTGCTGCTCACAGGAAACCAG GTGTTTGAGGCGTCAGACTTTGGTTCACATCCTCTGTTCTCAGTGACACAGGGAGGAGTGgatctgcagcag acATATGCAGTACAGAGTCACTACAGCATCCCACATGCAGAG tTAGCAAAGCTGCACCAGTTCTCACTGCAACAGCAGGGCCTGACTCCCATCAGCCAATCAGCTTCACAGGTTCTGTCTG gtgCTGTTGAAGCTTCTTCCCAAACATCATCTCAGGAGCTCCTCATTCCAAACGAT CTGATTGGCTCTATCATCGGTCGCCAAGGCTCCAAGATAAACGAGATCCGTCAGGTGTCAGGAGCTCAGATCAAGATCGGCAGTCAGATGGACAGCAGCAGTGATCGTCACGTCTCCATCAGCGGCTCACACGTCGCCATCAACCTGGCACACTACCTCATTACTGCGTG CCCCTCCCTCAGCCACACCCTCCATCTGTGCAGTGAACTCCCACAATAA
- the LOC122768000 gene encoding poly(rC)-binding protein 4-like isoform X2, whose product MITFKLEEDLAVLLVNGTVTSKPPVTLRLVIPASQCGSLIGKGGSKIKEIRETTGAQVQVAGDLLPNSTEREVTISGSQDAIIHCVKLICTVIVESPPKGATIPYRPSPTPGTVLLTGNQVFEASDFGSHPLFSVTQGGVDLQQTYAVQSHYSIPHAELAKLHQFSLQQQGLTPISQSASQVLSGAVEASSQTSSQELLIPNDLIGSIIGRQGSKINEIRQVSGAQIKIGSQMDSSSDRHVSISGSHVAINLAHYLITACLETAKSTAQSSSMSSPVDLTMSFTQPAPPASTSSSSSSSSSSSSLAAMGAALPHAPILGAPYALPLSSLLGVKSFPYLALSTPSAAVAPMLPGSVASGANVPVQAHAAAAAAAAAALASYTTKISTSANGMKKPERQKFAPY is encoded by the exons ATGATCACATTTAAACTGGAGGag GACCTGGCAGTGTTGCTAGTTAACGGCACAGTAACCAGTAAACCTCCGGTCACGTTGCGGCTGGTGATCCCGGCGAGTCAGTGTGGCTCCCTCATCGGGAAAGGTGGCTCGAAGATCAAGGAGATCCGAgag acgACAGGTGCGCAGGTGCAGGTGGCAGGTGACCTCCTCCCCaactccacagagagagaggtgacgATATCAGGGAGCCAGGACGCCATCATCCATTGTGTCAAACTCATCTGCACGGTCATCGTAGAG TCGCCGCCGAAGGGAGCGACGATCCCGTACAGACCGAGCCCGACGCCCGGCACCGTGCTGCTCACAGGAAACCAG GTGTTTGAGGCGTCAGACTTTGGTTCACATCCTCTGTTCTCAGTGACACAGGGAGGAGTGgatctgcagcag acATATGCAGTACAGAGTCACTACAGCATCCCACATGCAGAG tTAGCAAAGCTGCACCAGTTCTCACTGCAACAGCAGGGCCTGACTCCCATCAGCCAATCAGCTTCACAGGTTCTGTCTG gtgCTGTTGAAGCTTCTTCCCAAACATCATCTCAGGAGCTCCTCATTCCAAACGAT CTGATTGGCTCTATCATCGGTCGCCAAGGCTCCAAGATAAACGAGATCCGTCAGGTGTCAGGAGCTCAGATCAAGATCGGCAGTCAGATGGACAGCAGCAGTGATCGTCACGTCTCCATCAGCGGCTCACACGTCGCCATCAACCTGGCACACTACCTCATTACTGCGTG TTTAGAGACAGCCAAATCCACCGCCCAGTCCTCCTCCATGTCGTCTCCCGTTGACCTGACCATGAGCTTCACCCAGCCTGCTCCCCCCGCCTCtacctcgtcctcctcctcctcttcctcctcctcctcctccctggcAGCGATGGGCGCCGCGCTGCCCCACGCTCCCATCCTGGGCGCTCCCTACGCCCTCCCCCTCTCCAGCCTCCTGGGAGTGAAATCCTTCCCGTACCTAGCGCTGTCCACGCCCTCTGCGGCGGTGGCTCCCATGTTACCGGGCTCAGTGGCGTCGGGAGCGAACGTCCCGGTCCAGGCTCAcgctgcggcggcggcggcggcggcagcggcacTGGCGTCCTACACCACTAAGATTTCCACGTCAGCCAATGGGATGAAGAAGCCTGAGCGACAGAAGTTTGCTCCATACTga